The stretch of DNA CATCCCTCCTCACGCGATACTGACTCCTAGACTTAGCCTCcatcttttctctcttcttcaagATGTGTCGCCGTCGCCGTCCCCACTGCTCCAGCGCCGTCGTAACTCATCGAATCATCTCAACCGTGTCGCTTCTATTCCACTTCTGCCGCGCTCCAACTGTCCTCTATTTCAGTCTCGTTGCCTGTGTCTTCTAGTTTGGGTTCCTCATCtgttctccctctctctcttctatttgAGTTCCGAGCCTCATCTATTCTTCCTCTCCCTCTTCTGTGTTCGAGTTCCAGCCCAATTGAAAGGTGATTTTTGGGGGTTTTTTTTTCTTCGATCATCACTTTGTTAgatctcttttgtttttgagaTTTGGTTTTATTTCTGGTTGGGATTGGTGATTTGAATCTTTTTCTTGGAACTTGAAAGTTGGTTTTTGGTGCTTCTCTTTTCAAGTTGCTTGCTGCTTCAATATGAGAAGATTGTGAATTTTGTTTTAAGAGTGATTAAAGGTTCCTTGGTTTGGGGGTCTTCACTTTCCTATGTTTATGGAAGCTTAGCCTGTGATTCTTTGAACATACACGTATTAAATTATTGTTTTCGGCAATGCGGATTCTcacatatttttcattttattcatgAGTTTTAATTGTTCCTATTGGTCTTGTGTTGTGCTGTGTTTTAGTTCTTGTTATTGTGATTTTGAGATTTTCAGTTCATCTTCATGCTCATGTTCTtgttttattataatttgttaattgtttcTGTCTTATAATTGTTCTTATCACTTGTTCAATTCATGCCTCccttatatattttgattgataattttAGAGATAATACACATTTTAGTCCCTCAACTTGTATGcgaattttaatttagtgttcAAGTTTCAATTGcctttatttagtttttaaactTTGGGAATGTAACTCATGTTAGTCCTTGGGACAATTTTTTGATGGACAATGTTAACAaaacactaacgtgggcaacgATGTCATTTTTGCTTTGGCTCTTAAATAGTCGGATGTTACGATGAAACAAGTAATCTGGCGTCGTTTTACAAGTTCTAGCATGGTATTTGATTGTCCATATCAACActtcattaatatttttgtgtGAAAAATTATTCATGGGCTAATGTGAGCTAAGTTTTTAAggtttaaaaactaaaaagaaacaattaaaattttaaagactaaattGAGGATTGTAtgcaaatttaaaaatgaaattgaatattaactcatatttttatataatttttagttataaagGATAGTATCAATTAAGTAAACAGgtttaatcaattaaattaatgaaTCAATAATTAAAGTAGTTTAATGACGGTTCGGTGTTTTAaccttaattattaatttattattattattattctcaaaccagatttctaattcaaaatataagaatcaattttgaaatagaaagagagaaaaataaacagCAACCCTGATTTGAAATAACATTCTTCCCGTTCATTCCCTTTTGTATCCAGGTCAGGTTTCATCTTGGAAGCTTTGCTAGGGTTTGCTGATTCAAATCATCCATCTATCATCTTCCCTTTGTTTCTGCCCTTATTAGCAGACAGTAGTTTCAGTTTCTGATTCAGAAGCTGTTGGAATTATTGCATCCATGTCTAACACCAGCAACAATGTAATTCTAACAATGTTTTTATCGGAACTTTATCCTCTTCGAATATCGCCATCTTTTACTTTCAAAACCAACATCAAGTGTTGAatattttgtgttggatcaGGTGGCTGGGGTTGACAACACCTTCAGAAGAAAATTCGATCGAGAAGAGTATTTGGAACGAGCTCGGGAGCGTGAGAGGCAGGTAATTTCTTTTTACTTAAACGTTAGTGTTCTATTTCCGAATTTCCAATAATTTCTGGCTTTTCATAATATTGTGTTGTATTTTATGTCAAATTTGAACAGGAGGAGGAGGGTCGATCTAAATCTAAAGGTGTGCCACTTACTTCATATGCCTCTATTTGCATTagcttcaaaatattttcaatgttcttgggttaattattttgttaagttGGAGAGATTTTCAAGTGATATTATATCAAGTTAACATCACCTTTGTCATATTGATGCAGCTAAAGGTCCTCCAGTGCAGAGGAAACCCCTAAAACATAGAGATTATGAAGTGGACCTCGAGTCCCGCCTAGGCAAGACTCAAGTAAGCAACTATGGACACCCATGTCACTGTTCTAGCATTTCTGAACGACTATACTTTTATATGCATCTATCTAACGCCTCAACTTTATTGATAAAATGCAATGTTGCAGGTTGTTACGCCGGTTGCACCACTGAGTCAGCAGGTATACTTTTACGATGATATAAATATTAAGAAAACTCTCAGCTTTGTTTCAATATTTGCTATGGGCGATCTTGTGCTTTGTACTGCATGTAACTCATTTTGATATGATGACTTGCTTATCAGGCTGGATATTACTGCTCTGTTTGTGAGTGTGTGGTAAAGGACTCAGCGAACTACTTGGATCATATTAATGGAAAGAAACGTACGTGGCCATTTATATATGGTTCCTTCCATTAGTTGATGCAGTTTTCAGTTAGCCTTCACTTtgctcattttatttttatgtttgtcTCTTAGATCAAAGAGCTTTGGGCATGTCTATGCGAGTTGAACGAGCCTCTCTCCAACAGGTACCCTCTAAAGATAGACAATCTTTTCTGTCTGTCATTTGGTTTCAGTACATATTTTAGTATCTTTGGGGGCAGTAGTAAATTTTTTGGTGGGAAACAGGTTCAGGAACGATTTGAGGTTCTTAAGAAACGTAAAGATCTTGGCACATTCACTGAGCAAGGTAATGCATTGGATTTTACCCCATTAATCAAAACCATACTAGTTTCAAAGTCAAATCTATCTATTATTCTTGTTGTCTTTACCTTTGCCTGGAACTATAGACCTTTAACTTCTCTTCCATGTATGATGGTCATTGACTCATTTCTTTAACATTGCCTTTGACTTGTACATTTTGTAGATCTTGACGAAAGGGTCCTAAAACAGcagcaagaagaggaagaaagaaaacgATTG from Arachis duranensis cultivar V14167 chromosome 4, aradu.V14167.gnm2.J7QH, whole genome shotgun sequence encodes:
- the LOC107484895 gene encoding uncharacterized protein LOC107484895; this encodes MSNTSNNVAGVDNTFRRKFDREEYLERARERERQEEEGRSKSKAKGPPVQRKPLKHRDYEVDLESRLGKTQVVTPVAPLSQQAGYYCSVCECVVKDSANYLDHINGKKHQRALGMSMRVERASLQQVQERFEVLKKRKDLGTFTEQDLDERVLKQQQEEEERKRLRREKKKEKKEKAVEEPEIDPDVAAMMGFGGFRSSKK